TCTCTTTTCCATCCTATGGCTTcatgggtttttttattttttttattgatccTATGGCTTCATGTTTATTcttatcttttgattcttttttaaaaaatatatatatttttcatttctttccttcttcacAGCCACAAATCTGGGtgggacattttttttttttttttttggtgggatcTAGGGACCCAAAATTTCATAGAGAACCACACCAGTTACCCACTCACATTCGCCATAGTGGCGCATCCATGGAACTCAATTTACGGTGGAGTTTTGGTAGTCGAGATCTGGACGAGGTTGATTTGCTTGCGGAGAGCTTTGTTTCAGCCTAGTCAGACTCGCTGGGGCTTACCGCTTATCAGGCATTTCGTTGGGTCTGGTTTTATATTGTCTATTTCCTCCCTcattaaaagtttttaatttcagatCAAATTGTTCTTATTTTGTAAAAGAgtgtgattttgttgtttttttgagaGTACTGaaattgttgtttgttttggtttgaaattttttctttggGGGGCAAAAGAGACTGCTAAACTGGTTTTGAGCGtaaaagggaattttttttctaaataacaataaatattaaaaaatttatttaattgtcacatttcaaaacaatgttgaaaactagcatctcgagtgtctaaaactcgagttccaaggctgaaaatcgagttttaaagactcgatatccataaattgaataaaaacgccgctataggtctataaaacgtcactataggggttaaaaacgccactataggcctCCATAAAACtgaacttaagaaaaaaaattttctaggaaaatgccgctatagggttttaaaacgtcactaaaaggcttaaaaacgccactataggtgaaatttttttcgcatgaaactcgagtcttaaagactcgagatccaTTTGCCCTttttctaatatggatctcgagtttctaaaactcgagatgctagtttcctttattgtttaaaacgttgcctaactaactatatgcaatttttttgcattactGTTTTGCACATTACCTCCGTAAAAGGTGAGGAGAGTTAAAAGATGGTGAAGGGTATTTTtgtcttataaataaaaaatttaatggctTCTATTTCCTTGATAAAAGTCTccatgtgtaaaaaaaattattattaaatttcttCTTAACGGGTGCTGTACAGCACCCGTTAACAGAACccatatataaaagcagaggcCTCAAGCAGAAAAGCACGAGGTTTTGACAAATGGCACCTTCTATAGCTCTTTTATTTAAgccatccatttttttttccaagttatTACACctcattcccaaaaaaaaaaaaaaaaaattacacctcATCTGTTATTACTGCTCCTCACCTCCTCTAACGTTTAAACTTTCAAGTATGTTCAGCCCTGCTACGTCTAACCTTTCAATTGCCCGCCCCTTGCAATTATCCAAGTTATATTTTAGACTTTACCATACTTCCAGCCCTGAGTCTTAATAATTTCTGTAATTTTTACATCTCTCTTGCCTCGTCTTCGCTCTACAACATCACAACCATATCTTCATCTCCATCTCCAAACAAATCTGCAACTTCACCATCATCTCTTGAGCCAAACTGAAAAATTTTCATAgcagaaactgaaaacacaaaacccaccatTTTAGCCAAACTGAAATCCCAAACCACCTACCACCGCCATCAGACAACCCAAAACTCCGCCACTGTGACCCACGCTGCCGCCGATTAGCAAACCAGACCCAAACCCGCAACACTACCACCCAGAATTGATGCTTTTGAGCTGAGGAGGCAGACGTGGTCTGAAAATGGGTGGGAATCTGTTTGTGGTTCAAAAGGTGAAGTTGTTGGCCAAGAAAGAAGTTTTAAATCtatttgttttggaaaaatttctTGCAGTACCTTCTCGCATGTTTATGCTCTGtaattttttgggattttaGTTTGGCTAATATGGTGGCTTTGTGAAATCTTTTCAATTATTCTTCTCAATAAGATGATAATTGATAATGGGTATTGACTGAAATCTATGTTAGCATTGTGCAGTTCttcattgttgatttttttaataaaaaaaactggtGCTTCTGCCTTTACTGTGTCGGTGGTGAtattggggagagagagagagagagaagaagaagaaggtgacaTTGAAACTGGAAAGAGAATGAAGTAAAACAATAATGAGAAAAACTGTGGTttatgttccttttttttttaagcctttAAATGAAAGATTTGCCACGTGCTACTGGAGGAAGTAGGAGATTTTAAAATGGAGGTGAGCCTCTCCCATTACAGACTTACAGTAAGCCCTCTCcctctctgttttttttccaaaacttaGGGTTCTAATAGGAACCTTTACCtgagttttgttttttcattctcaTGTTGCAAGTAGGATTAAAAGACCAAAACTATTAGAAGGAAGCTCTAACAGGGTTATAAGACATTCTGGAGAAGAATATCGCAAATGTGAGTTCCTCCTAGAGCATTAGTATCCGGTCTCTTACATGACATGAATGTCCAAACATTCTGCGGACTGCAGTATTCTATACATTATGTACTAAATAgacaagaaacaagaaaaaagaattgttCTATTTTAGGGATATCTAACCAATCCTAATATGTAGATTCATATAGAGTTTGCAATTTTGACGTGTTGGGTTTTTCTGTTGGAATTacagacaaataaaaaaaaaaaaaaaagtggtttatGAAATCCCTTGACAAAGGCAATGGCATCAGAATTGGTACGTCCCTTTGAGGTTAGTTGTATTTTTCCCCGTTGTTTCCTTTGggatgttatttttaatttcaataatcAACTAggtatcttctttttttttttgtttttttttttgtttttgattcttcattgatttcattatttagttataaacatctaaattaaagtagatgaatatacAAAAGCAAAATTATACGTAATGTTAAAACCACCCGAGATGAatgtgtaaagtcaataatctatttataattttttgtaaaaaaaaaaagaataaaaaataattctaaattaaagtagatgaatatgcATAGGCAAAATTAAATGTAATGTTAAAACTGCTCAAGATGAATGTATaaagtcaataatttatttatatttttttgtaatagaataggaataaaaaatatataagaaaaataataattatatgacCGATGACGTGGTGATGAGGTGGCGCAACTGGAACTCGGTAGCTATAAATTTTATGCTTCAGCTTTTAATAATTACTATTTCAAGTTAAAATCTCATTTCAACTAAAACCATGCCTTAGCCATCTATTGCTGCTATGGTGCTTAAAGGCCCTATCGGGAATCTTTGGTTTAACTATATATTCTTACAAGATATCAACGCAGCACAAACTTCATTTTCCTGTGCATTGTAATTtagctttctttctcttttgattttaaCTTTCTCTTTATCAATGTTCATTCTTTGTTGTTAATTAATGATATGCTTTTGATTCCATAAAACATTTGGATATTCATGTTTTCATTCTTGATCAATGCAGTAGACCTTATGTTAGTTTATGTGCTGCTTAATGAATTTGTGTAAGAAGTTGAATTAGAAGGTCTAACTTTACATGTGCAGGAGATGAACTTTATGCAATCTTTTGTAGAGCATTCAAACAATGACAcaataacacattaaaaaatgtaaatctTATTCATGTTTTCTAGCTAGaaggaattttgtttttttatttaataataatttataattcaaaGGCATGAAAATGCTTATATTTGGTAGTTTGCTATGTAAATTAATGAAGTCTTCCATGTAAGATGAAGAAttgaagaattgaagatttGAAAGCTTCAAGGGGGGCATCCAAATATACATGTTGGAATTACTTTTTGACCATTGTGGTTTGTGACTTTCAAATAACTGCATATTGCCAATGGTCATGTTAATATTAGTTATGGATACCTACAAAAAAATAACCGTGTTTTCAAATCTAAACTTAGCAAATTTGGCACTAACTGGGCTCActagaattttttgttttaattttgagCTTTAATAGGATTTGATTAAACATTGACATTGAAATAGGAgtgctttttatatattttattttaaattgatgTCTGTGATTTcttagaaatttcaaatatatatttgtctcCTTACCCTTCTACTATTCATGACAAATGATACCCAGGATTGAAATTgatttgaatttagttttacTAGCAAAAGTCTGTTAATTAATTATGACTAACAATAATAGTATTGACAAACCCAAATGTCTCCTctactttccaaaaaaaaataacatatggACACTATAGAGGGACATCACAAACCTCTTACATATGCAagttaaatttaaattagactACATACATTCCAACTCTGATCAAGCAACTCAGTATTCTTTACTCACCTTTGTCTTTAGATATCAGGGAACATTAAAGATGCAACTTCTTACCTTGATGCTTTATCTACATAAAGTTTCCAATTTGTTGGGGTGTTTCATGTGTTGCGAGACGTGAGAGTACGTGTTGTTTACAGTTTagagaaaatgtgttttttttttccccaattcaagtaatgagaaataaaaaaaaaaaaaaaatgttggaaagaAGTAATTTTAGTGATGGTATTAAGTTGAGACTGTGCCCAAAAAAAGTTAAGTTCTTATAGCAAGTGACACCttggttgtttttttatttttaatttttaaatgttatagTTAAGTTTTTATAGCAAGTGATATGCTGtaatatatgtacaacattctccaaaaccatattgcataaaatattacaacattattCATGCAACGCACGGGCAACTTattagtttaattaaaaaagttcAAACCTGGATATAGTCACTATAGACATCTAACTTGACTAAGACGTCCACTAGAATGCAAAAGCAAAACCACTCAGACTGCAAAAACAAGCTATAGTGCAATTTATACGTAGACTGATTAATTAACACATTCAAGTGGGAAACGAAATTACATAAAACATGTTTATTAATTGTTAATGGTTTCCATGACTCCTTTCTACTGTAACAAGTCCAAATTTTGTTGCCAAAGGACATTGACTAGTGATATAATTCAATATCCAGATCACTCAAATCTCTCACGTATGGTATACTAATACATTAGAGAAgttttagaaaatccaaaaatattctattttcatATAAAGCTAAAAATATGTATGTCGTCAGTCTTTCTCTACTTGAATATTCTGAGTAGTCTCTCTTCCTTCTGATCTGAAACAAGGATAGTCATACAAATTACAGAGTTATTAAACCAACAACCAACGAGCCACCCTGTGGACGCTGGTGACTACTCTTGTTGGTTTGGATAATTTCTTTCTGGCTCAAGCAAGGTGCAGCGCTGCATGCAGAGCTGACAAGAGAGGGCAGCTACTGGACTTGCAACATTAGTTGTCATTTGCTGACGAAAATGCCAGCATAGATTATGATATAGCCGAAGCAGTCATCAAAGATGGTGGCATACGCCTCCTTCTGGACTTAGCAAAATCTTCGCGGGAAGATTTTGATACAGTGTATACATAATCGTTCTATGGTTATTTCATCATCTTACTacatttttgagcttgattgctTGGTTTAGTTTTTATTCCTTCTTTCccctacatttttattattgtgtAGGCTATAGCAAATTTGTCTGTGTATGCGACTGTTGCAAAAGTGGTTGAGGAAGGAGGAATCAATATTCCTGCTGGTTTGGCAAGGTCCATGAATAGACTGGTTGCTGAAGAAGGTGCTAAAGGACTACGGAATCTTTCTCTTGGGGAACAGCACAAGGTTTGATTTTTGGAATTCATTCTCTCATTTTATGGCATatactcaaaaaaatttatagtccTAAATACATAAAGAGTTCCTTATTAGGGTGCCATTGTTGAAGCTGGAGGAGTAAAAGCTTTAGTTGATCTTTTATTCAAATGGTCCACTGGTGGTGAAGAAGTCCTGGTATGtcattcttgattttcttcCATAAGATTGGAAGTTTCTGTTTCATGATGGCTTGGGTTACCTCTGTATTTTTCAGGAACGTGCAGCTGCTGCATTGGCAAATTTGGCAGCTGATGCCAAGTGTAGCACAGAGGTTGCAGTAGCAGGCGGTGTACATGCTTTGGTTATGCTTGCTCGTAATTGCAAATTTGATGGAGTGCAAGAGCAGGTACTTTTTTCATTAGTAGGATTGAATATCCCAAACAAGCTTGCTTTCAATAAATCTAAGGGTTTATCATTCAGAATGATTTGGTAGCttttcacttatcaaaaaaaaaaaaaaaaaaatgatttggtaGCTTTTGTCTGGTAAGCTGGGTCATctgattaaaaattttattataattttggtcAGTAGAATGATTAGGTAGCTTGTCTGGTAAGCTGGGTCATCTGATTTTACCTTAGTTTTGTACTCAACATGATACAACTCTTCATGATATTTTTATGAATGatcaaaatcttttgaaaagaaaataggcCTCCAAATCTGGTCTCAGGACTTATGGATATGGTGGATTTTGTCTTTGAAACTTACCCTATAAAGTTTTAAGGTTGTGATGACCTGTGTCTCCCTCGGAACTAAGAATgtgctacattttttttttatcaatataccTCTTACCCAACTGGAATCAAAGAATTAGTAGATCTGTTCAACCCAAAATGGAAATTATGGTGCTAAAAAAATAGTGTAGTCTGAGGTTCATGTGCAGTTCtatattgaaatttaatttatgGTATACGTTTATAGTGGGCAGGTTACATCTTAGTGCAATGAGGAGGTTTCTTTATTGATTGTTTTCAGTTCTATTTTCTTATTTCACTCATGTTTTGTAACCCATCTTCCTCATCCTATAGGCATGACCATGTTTTCCTGTATTTTGATTACTTTTGGGATTTGGCTATTGATTTATGCCTTGCTTGGGTAGAATGAGGTGGAGGTAACATCTTAAAATTGATGTTCGCTGTCATTGTAGTTATTGATATCtgatttcaagtttcaaatggTTCTGTAATTTTATCTGTCATAATGGTCTTCCTTAGTGAGATCccattgctctctctctccctgtccctctccctctccctcccTGCACATGTTTGCATGTGGCTTTGTTGCAAATTAATTAACTGCCCTCCTGGTATATACCAGGCTGCTCGTGCCTTGACTAATTTGGCTGCTCATGGAGATAGCAACATTAATAATGCTGCCACTGGACAAGAGGCAGGTGCTCTTGAAGCATTTGTTCAGCTTAAACGTTCTCCTAATAAAGGTGTCAGGTAGTTTTCAATTTCTTCTGAATTCATATTTCTTAGTTAAGCTTCTCTACAGTTTCATAGCTGCATTTATTGGCGTCTATTTGATATGCTCTTGTAATCTATGATTAAAAGCATCTTTGTTATAGCTAAGCTAATAGATTCATTCATCCATTGCTTGTAACTTacgtaatatttatttttacatgtaGTAAGCTTCTTGACTAATGGCGATTCAGTTAATTGCCTGACTGAACAAGTTGGCATTACGTATACTTCTAGCTGTTAAAATTATCCCTTTGTgcttaaaaggaaaataaaggttccaggggggtggggggagctTGCTCCCATCTGTTTTTTGGACAAGCATTTTGTATCATAATTGTCAATCTTGGATGCTGCATTTTCATTGccttattcatttatttatttaaggacTATGATTTCTGATGCAAAATGGAGAATGTACTGatcttcatttttaaaattttaacaattgaatCCACTGTAGCTTCCTTGATATGGAATTTGAATAACATAACCCCTTTCAGTCACCCAAAAGATGCTAAATAATCATGGATCTTACCAATTCACTGTTCAGTCTGTCTATGTTGATTAGCAATTATTTTCTATGTACCAATACCaatcttcttcaatttttttatcgATAACTATATTGACTCAAACCTTTCTTATATGATTAAATCTACTTATATGCTATGTATGGTTTGCTTATGAGTTTTATCTGATCCCTTTATTTACTTGTCAAATAGGCAAGAAGCTGCTGGTGCATTGTGGAATTTATCATTTGATGACAGAAATTGAGAAGCAATTGCAGCGGGCTGGTGGCGTTGAGGCCTTGGTATGATATTTACCTTGTTGAGTCCAAGTAGTTTTAGTTGTCATACTCCTACGTTGCCTTTTGCACAACTTCCTACAATAAGTAGTTCAAGAGGGTGCTTTATTTGAGGGAGTCCTAGAAAGTGCTTCTTAGTTAGCTAGTGCTCTCAGTAAtataggaaaaagaagatgaagccCTTCACCTGCATAAGTAGTTTCTTGTTACTATTTTCAACTGGAAATACCATTTCTTTGAATATAAAGCATGTATAAGGTTCATGAactgcttatcaaaaaaaaaaaaaaaaaaaggttcataaACTATAGGCTCGTTTTTTTGAAGTTGATATGTTAGAACTTGTTATGCatacaacaataataacaacctTGTCTTAGTTCCAAGATGCTCAGCTGACTAATCAGGATTGCTCTCATAATGATTTTAGGAATCTCAAAACCCATATAACATTTCTTTTAGTGCTGGATTGTAagttaatttatattatatcatTCATAAGTAAATAATGTGATGAgacttttttcctttgttttcttttcaattaatttgcgaGAAAGCGATCAAATTGCTCTTGGTTTTCAAATTCGAACATGGTATTcatacaacaacaataacaaccaaacTTTGTTCTAAGATGCTCAGCTGACTAATCAGGGTCACTCTCATAATGATTTTAGGAATCTTAAAGCccatataacatttttttttttaatgctggATTGTAagttaatttatattatattattcatAAGAAAACAGTGTGATCAagacttttacctttgtcttctttttaATATGTTCATGAGAAAGCGATCAAATTGCTCTTGGTTTTTCAAATTAGAACTTGGTATTCACAAGGGTTGGTCTCTTAATGATTAtagaaatataaaacaaatataacattctttaaaaaaaaaatctgattgtACGtcatcaattttatattattcataAGAAAAACAGTGTGATTGAGACTTTTTCCTTTGTCTTTATTTCAATTAGTTCATGAGAAAGTGATCAAATTGCTGGCATTTCAATACCTCTAATAGTTATGATTTGCGTACATGAAGGAGAGAGGTTTTAAGGCAAAAGAAGTTGTCAATTCAACATCGGCATTGAGTCCAAGTGGTCCCGATCCAACTCACGACAATTCCAACATGTCCAATACCAATCTTGCCAATTCAACCTTGTACAATTCTTATGGGGCACTGAATCCAAGTGGCGCAGATCCATACTACGACTATATCAATAGGTCCGATACCAAAGGAGCCAATTCCGGCAATCCCTTGCGGCAGCTACAGCTTATATTGTATGTTTGGTTGATATTGCTTCAcatttaatgattttattaagTTGTATTCAGCTTTCAGATAGCTTGAATTTCAGTGTGCAAGCACTACACAGACTTATTTGAGATAGTAATGCTTTATTTATTAGAGACTTTCTGAAAAAATCTGAGAGAAATCTAAATAGAATAGAGAGAATTTCATTGATCAAAATGGAATACACGAAGTTAATGAACAAAATACACAGTGCTCTGTTTATATACACAGTGAGCATAACTAACTATCAAATGTGGCGCCAAAATCAGTTAGCTAATCTTCTAGAATCATACACGTGTCAATTGCGACTAACTACTTCCTAGAATCACGGGAATCAAATCCTCAGCGCTCTTGAATGAAGAACTCGTGATGTGGGACTGCTTCAATTGCTTCCCAGACTTCAGTGCCACTCTGGTCAGACATTGATGCATCCTGTGTGGCTTGGTCCCTACACTGCCTATCAGCTAGTGCTGCACTCCTTACGACCCCCGTGGCTTGGTTAATGCTCTTCACCTCAGCAACAACTGCACTAGCCATCATACTTGTATCTTGTCTCATGCTACTCTGCCCTGCATTATGCCCTGCAGTATGCCCTGCAAttttaacactccccctcaagagcacAGCTCTTGCCTTCTGACTTGACTTAGGTGGGGAAGGATACTCCACTACATGAGCAAAGATATTGATTACACCCAATCTAGTGATCAATCTCAAATAGTTTTCAACTCCTAAGGCTTTTGTAAAAACATCCGCCAACTGATTTTTGGTTGAGACATAGAAGGTCTTAAGAGTACCATCAAGAATCCTATTTCGCACAACATGGCAATCAGCTTCTATGTGCTTGGACCTTTCATGAAACACTGGGTTTGCTGCTATGTGAAGTGCTGCCTGGTTATCACAGTACAACAAAACAGGTCTATCATGTTTAACATGCAAATCCTCTAATAAATGTAATATCCAAGTCAGCTCACATGTGGTTGTGGCCATTGCCCTGTATTCTGCTTCAGCACTTGATCTAGACACTATACTTTGTTTCTTAGATCTCCAAGACACCAAGGCATCACCCAAAAACACACAATAGCCTGTCAAGGACTTCCTTGTGTCAGGGCATCCAGCCCAATCTGCATCACAGTATGCTTTTAAATGCAAATCAGAATCTGAGGGGAAGAAAACACCTTGTCCAGGTGTGCCTTTAATGTATTGAAGTATTCTGGTAGCAGCCTTCATATGTGGTACTCTAGGTTGTGCCAAGAACTAACTAAGCCTATGTACTGCATATGTGATATCTGGTCTGCTCAAAGTTAGGTACATTAGCTTCCCAATAAGCCTCCTATACTGGCCAGGATTAGAAATCAGGTCCCCACCACCTTTGGATAACTTC
This genomic stretch from Quercus robur chromosome 4, dhQueRobu3.1, whole genome shotgun sequence harbors:
- the LOC126723208 gene encoding protein ARABIDILLO 1-like, coding for MNRLVAEEGAKGLRNLSLGEQHKGAIVEAGGVKALVDLLFKWSTGGEEVLERAAAALANLAADAKCSTEVAVAGGVHALVMLARNCKFDGVQEQAARALTNLAAHGDSNINNAATGQEAGALEAFVQLKRSPNKGVRQEAAGALWNLSFDDRN